A stretch of Rhododendron vialii isolate Sample 1 chromosome 4a, ASM3025357v1 DNA encodes these proteins:
- the LOC131323197 gene encoding unknown protein 1, translating to MDTTVTMDEPNAVENISQKIVKNVEEKFVVVVEAEENLSEVFPLSKVAPIGPITPDSNKETGDFLFCFTSPLTLVSSPRNDNLRASIDFSPCTPMEDGFDPFAPGPEELAMAPHCKKYLKESRVNVARRLKYDSSVNFVLDGNRKSDAETISDDEMILETVYDTLLEAIVSKQTEGLVTEILPLDRGFDGFKTPDSATRLSGIAETCPGAPVKTTGTTRKLRNVDQGLCRKLEF from the coding sequence ATGGATACTACAGTCACCATGGATGAACCAAATGCAGTGGAAAATATCTCTCAGAAAATCGTGAAGAATGTGGAGGAGaaatttgttgttgttgtagaaGCTGAAGAGAATTTAAGTGAGGTATTCCCGTTATCTAAGGTGGCTCCTATAGGGCCTATAACCCCAGATTCAAATAAAGAGACTGGGGACTTCCTCTTCTGTTTTACATCCCCTTTAACGTTGGTTTCTTCGCCTCGAAATGATAACTTGCGTGCTTCTATCGATTTTAGTCCCTGTACCCCGATGGAGGATGGTTTCGACCCGTTTGCTCCGGGTCCAGAGGAGCTCGCGATGGCTCCTCATTGTAAGAAGTACCTAAAAGAATCACGAGTCAATGTTGCGCGGCGGCTTAAGTATGATTCTTCTGTGAATTTTGTCCTGGATGGAAATCGCAAAAGTGATGCTGAAACCATCTCAGATGACGAGATGATACTGGAAACAGTGTATGATACACTTTTGGAAGCTATTGTTTCGAAGCAGACGGAGGGGCTTGTTACTGAAATTTTACCTCTGGATCGAGGTTTTGATGGGTTTAAAACCCCTGATTCTGCTACCCGTCTTAGTGGAATTGCGGAAACCTGTCCCGGTGCTCCTGTGAAGACCACAGGAACCACAAGAAAATTAAGGAACGTTGATCAGGGTTTATGCAGAAAGCTTGAGTTCTGA
- the LOC131322466 gene encoding serine/threonine-protein phosphatase PP1-like isoform X2 produces MEGLDGMIERLLEGGKIRGKKIQLAEPEIRLLCTTAKDVFLSQPNLLELEAPINVCGDIHGQYPDLLRLFEYGGFPPHSNYLFLGDYVDRGKQSIETISLLLAYKIKYPDNFFLLRGNHECASINRIYGFYDECKRRFSVRLWRIFTDCFNCLPVAAVIDEKILCMHGGLSPELESLDQVRAVERPVDVPDQGLLCDLLWADPDRDVKGWGENDRGVSFTFGADKVVEFLKKHDLDLICRAHQVVEDGYEFFADRQLVTIFSAPNYCGEFNNAGALMNVDASLLCSFQILKPWRGKLAFME; encoded by the exons ATGGAAGGGTTGGATGGGATGATAGAAAGGCTGTTGGAAGGGGGAAAGATCAGAGGGAAGAAGATTCAGCTGGCGGAGCCTGAGATCCGTCTTCTTTGCACCACCGCCAAGGACGTTTTCCTCTCCCAGCCTAACCTCCTTGAGCTAGAAGCTCCCATTAACGTCTGTG GAGACATCCACGGGCAGTACCCAGATCTCCTCCGCCTGTTCGAATACGGCGGTTTCCCGCCACACTCCAACTACCTCTTCCTCGGCGACTACGTCGACCGAGGAAAACAGAGCATCGAAACCATATCACTCCTCCTAGCTTACAAGATCAAATACCCCGACAACTTCTTCCTCCTGCGTGGAAACCACGAGTGCGCTTCCATCAACCGCATCTACGGCTTCTACGACGAGTGCAAGCGCCGGTTCAGCGTCCGGCTGTGGCGGATATTCACAGACTGCTTCAACTGCTTGCCGGTGGCGGCGGTGATAGACGAGAAGATACTGTGTATGCACGGCGGGCTATCGCCGGAGTTGGAGAGCTTGGATCAGGTACGGGCTGTTGAGAGGCCCGTTGATGTGCCGGATCAGGGGTTGTTGTGTGACCTGCTTTGGGCTGACCCGGATAGGGATGTTAAAGGGTGGGGGGAGAATGATAGAGGGGTTTCGTTTACGTTTGGGGCTGATAAGGTGGTTGAGTTTTTGAAGAAGCATGATCTTGACCTTATATGTCGTGCGCAccag GTGGTGGAGGATGGTTATGAATTTTTCGCAGATAGGCAGCTAGTTACCATATTCTCTGCACCAAACTACTGCGGGGAATTCAACAACGCGGGTGCACTGATGAATGTGGACGCGAGTTTGCTTTGCTCGTTCCAGATTCTCAAGCCATGGCGAGGGAAGCTAGCTTTTATGGAGTAA
- the LOC131323763 gene encoding late embryogenesis abundant protein At1g64065-like, producing the protein MEVENTWSEDRKYTRAPPPPLPTPRNSRKQRRNKCLAAIALILGIFLTLLILGLTGFKVKRPVTTIHSVVLKELQTSLDIPSLKVYFNISLDMNLSIKNENKIGFKFTHSCVFINYRGQVVGDLSIPAGEISADKTVYMDLTVTFMADRLLSNSDLYADVISGTLPVSTSTRISGKVIIGIFKIHAASDTSCDIIIDIKNKSVAKQTCHSKTKL; encoded by the coding sequence atggaagtAGAAAATACTTGGTCAGAGGATAGGAAATATACAcgagctcctcctcctccccttcCAACTCCTCGAAACAGTCGGaagcaaagaagaaacaaatgtttggCGGCGATTGCTTTAATATTGGGCATATTTCTGACACTGTTAATACTTGGGCTCACAGGCTTCAAAGTCAAACGTCCTGTGACCACCATTCACTCTGTCGTTCTAAAAGAATTGCAGACTTCGCTCGACATTCCAAGCCTGAAAGTGTACTTTAACATCTCTCTTGACATGAATCTGTCCATTAAGAACGAGAATAAGATAGGATTCAAGTTCACCCACAGCTGTGTCTTCATCAACTACAGAGGCCAAGTGGTGGGAGATCTTTCTATACCAGCAGGAGAGATTTCGGCAGACAAAACCGTCTATATGGATTTAACGGTCACCTTTATGGCCGACCGATTGCTTTCGAATTCAGATTTGTATGCAGACGTCATCTCCGGTACTTTGCCCGTCAGCACGTCTACAAGAATTTCTGGCAAAGTCATTATTggaattttcaaaatccatgcGGCTTCCGACACATCCTGCGACATAATCATTGACATCAAGAACAAAAGCGTGGCCAAACAGACTTGTCATTCTAAGACCAAACTATAG
- the LOC131322466 gene encoding serine/threonine-protein phosphatase PP1-like isoform X1 yields the protein MEGLDGMIERLLEGGKIRGKKIQLAEPEIRLLCTTAKDVFLSQPNLLELEAPINVCGDIHGQYPDLLRLFEYGGFPPHSNYLFLGDYVDRGKQSIETISLLLAYKIKYPDNFFLLRGNHECASINRIYGFYDECKRRFSVRLWRIFTDCFNCLPVAAVIDEKILCMHGGLSPELESLDQVRAVERPVDVPDQGLLCDLLWADPDRDVKGWGENDRGVSFTFGADKVVEFLKKHDLDLICRAHQLLVGPA from the exons ATGGAAGGGTTGGATGGGATGATAGAAAGGCTGTTGGAAGGGGGAAAGATCAGAGGGAAGAAGATTCAGCTGGCGGAGCCTGAGATCCGTCTTCTTTGCACCACCGCCAAGGACGTTTTCCTCTCCCAGCCTAACCTCCTTGAGCTAGAAGCTCCCATTAACGTCTGTG GAGACATCCACGGGCAGTACCCAGATCTCCTCCGCCTGTTCGAATACGGCGGTTTCCCGCCACACTCCAACTACCTCTTCCTCGGCGACTACGTCGACCGAGGAAAACAGAGCATCGAAACCATATCACTCCTCCTAGCTTACAAGATCAAATACCCCGACAACTTCTTCCTCCTGCGTGGAAACCACGAGTGCGCTTCCATCAACCGCATCTACGGCTTCTACGACGAGTGCAAGCGCCGGTTCAGCGTCCGGCTGTGGCGGATATTCACAGACTGCTTCAACTGCTTGCCGGTGGCGGCGGTGATAGACGAGAAGATACTGTGTATGCACGGCGGGCTATCGCCGGAGTTGGAGAGCTTGGATCAGGTACGGGCTGTTGAGAGGCCCGTTGATGTGCCGGATCAGGGGTTGTTGTGTGACCTGCTTTGGGCTGACCCGGATAGGGATGTTAAAGGGTGGGGGGAGAATGATAGAGGGGTTTCGTTTACGTTTGGGGCTGATAAGGTGGTTGAGTTTTTGAAGAAGCATGATCTTGACCTTATATGTCGTGCGCAccag TTGTTGGTGGGACCCGCATAA